In Janthinobacterium sp. 67, a genomic segment contains:
- a CDS encoding DUF2970 domain-containing protein produces the protein MGESKQPEKASFLYSLRAVVWSFTGLRRKSDFDTDSAKLNPVHIVIAGFLVVACLIGILISIVKFVVL, from the coding sequence ATGGGCGAATCCAAGCAGCCTGAAAAAGCGTCGTTCCTGTACTCGCTGCGAGCCGTCGTATGGTCGTTTACAGGCTTGCGCCGCAAGAGCGATTTCGACACGGATTCGGCCAAGCTCAATCCCGTGCACATCGTCATCGCCGGTTTCCTGGTGGTGGCTTGCCTGATCGGCATCCTGATTTCAATTGTTAAATTCGTCGTTTTATAA
- a CDS encoding COX15/CtaA family protein — MHLSALAQLGLTGLLVALLPLTMVWVSADANKYRKLVWIAVFLTVDLIMFGGFTRLSDSGLGCPDWPGCYGSANPFLAHEHIVAAETLMPTGPVTVVKAWIEMTHRYLAMAIGVLIVAMMVQAWRQWRKSQRQEFAPALPTALFLFVCLQGAFGAWTVTLKLQPVIVTIHLLLGMGLLAMLTWLGGRQDHAVKPLLRADADAAVLRPVRALAVMSLVLLTVQIALGGWVSTNYATLACTDFPLCGGKVIPEMDFEHGFHLWRELGKTAAGHYLPFSALTAIHWVHRNFAFIVLAGVGYTVFRAWKLPSLRGTARWVALVLALQAATGLATIYLSWPLSIAVLHNGGAALLVLLLTMLNYKAKFQLDVARNVQRACASAPVPSAQASPSRTA; from the coding sequence ATGCATCTCTCCGCGCTGGCCCAGCTGGGCCTGACGGGTCTGCTGGTGGCGCTGCTGCCGCTGACCATGGTCTGGGTGTCCGCGGACGCCAATAAATACCGCAAGCTCGTGTGGATCGCCGTCTTCCTGACGGTCGACCTGATCATGTTTGGCGGCTTTACGCGCCTGTCCGATTCCGGCCTCGGCTGCCCGGACTGGCCCGGCTGCTACGGTTCGGCCAATCCTTTCCTTGCGCACGAGCATATCGTCGCGGCGGAAACCCTGATGCCGACGGGCCCCGTGACGGTGGTCAAGGCCTGGATCGAAATGACGCACCGCTACCTGGCCATGGCCATCGGCGTCTTGATCGTGGCGATGATGGTGCAGGCATGGCGCCAGTGGCGCAAAAGCCAACGGCAGGAATTTGCGCCCGCGCTGCCGACGGCGCTGTTCCTGTTCGTCTGCCTGCAGGGCGCGTTCGGCGCCTGGACGGTGACATTGAAACTGCAGCCGGTGATCGTCACCATCCACTTGCTGCTGGGCATGGGCTTGCTGGCCATGCTGACGTGGCTGGGCGGGCGCCAGGACCATGCCGTGAAACCCTTGCTGCGCGCCGATGCGGACGCTGCCGTGCTGCGCCCGGTGCGCGCGCTGGCCGTCATGTCGCTCGTGCTGTTGACGGTGCAGATCGCGCTGGGCGGCTGGGTGAGTACCAACTACGCCACGCTGGCCTGCACGGATTTCCCCCTGTGCGGCGGCAAGGTGATTCCGGAAATGGATTTCGAGCATGGTTTCCATCTGTGGCGCGAGCTGGGCAAGACGGCCGCCGGACATTATTTACCGTTTTCCGCGCTGACGGCCATCCACTGGGTGCACCGCAATTTCGCCTTCATCGTGCTGGCCGGCGTCGGCTACACCGTGTTTCGCGCATGGAAACTGCCGTCCCTGCGCGGCACGGCACGCTGGGTCGCGCTGGTGCTGGCCCTGCAGGCGGCCACGGGCCTGGCGACGATCTACCTGAGCTGGCCGCTGTCGATTGCTGTCCTGCATAACGGCGGGGCGGCGCTGCTCGTGTTATTGCTGACCATGTTAAACTACAAGGCTAAATTCCAACTCGATGTAGCGCGCAACGTTCAGCGCGCTTGCGCCTCCGCGCCAGTGCCCTCGGCACAAGCCAGTCCTTCCCGTACCGCATAA
- a CDS encoding SCO family protein produces MQTNSPDTTQDSNDKQAQNTGRWKLLAVVAVCAFPIIASYFTYYIIKPTGRNNYGALIDPRLYPIPEAQLQVTELDGKASPLAQFKGKWVLLQTGPSDCLEACKKQLFDMQQLRLMQGKERERLERVWLVTDGQPLDTLVMREFDGTSMLRVNGDALKAWLPVEPGGKTSDHLYLIDPLGNLMMRFPKDADPNKIKKDIAKLLKASAIG; encoded by the coding sequence GTGCAAACAAACAGCCCTGACACAACGCAAGACAGCAACGATAAGCAGGCGCAGAATACGGGACGATGGAAATTGCTGGCCGTCGTGGCCGTGTGCGCCTTTCCCATCATCGCTTCGTATTTCACGTATTACATCATCAAGCCCACGGGCCGCAACAATTACGGCGCCCTGATCGACCCGCGTTTGTACCCGATCCCCGAGGCACAGCTGCAGGTGACGGAACTGGACGGCAAGGCGTCGCCGCTGGCGCAATTCAAGGGCAAGTGGGTATTGCTGCAAACGGGGCCATCCGATTGCCTGGAAGCGTGCAAGAAGCAATTGTTTGACATGCAACAACTGCGCCTCATGCAGGGCAAGGAGCGCGAACGCCTGGAACGGGTCTGGCTGGTGACGGATGGCCAGCCGCTCGACACCCTGGTGATGCGCGAATTCGACGGCACCAGCATGCTGCGCGTCAATGGCGACGCCCTGAAGGCCTGGCTGCCCGTGGAGCCGGGAGGCAAGACCAGCGACCATCTGTATTTGATCGATCCGCTGGGCAATCTGATGATGCGTTTCCCGAAAGACGCGGACCCGAACAAGATCAAGAAAGACATCGCCAAGCTGCTCAAAGCTTCGGCGATCGGTTGA
- a CDS encoding AI-2E family transporter, translated as MDKRFEPHARLAAIIFLLIGCFFVLRPFLAAMLFAACVGISSWPLYLLLLERLKGRRNWAAAIMTLSLLLVIVLPLALVTYNLADNVSRIYEQLRAALEAGGLHPPAWLASIPVVGETIAGYVERLLGDREELLNLGKTMLEPARHFLASGGILLGTGLAQTSLAVFVSFFLYRDGQQLSRALMTGAGRIIGDSAPGVGLTISRTVRGVMYGLLGTALAQALVAVVGFLIAGVPAVALLGVATFIFSLIPVGPPLIWGGAAIWLFSDGQTGWGIFMLVWGALLISGVDNVVKPMLISRGSSLPFLLVLLGVLGGVLAFGFVGIFIGPTLLAVLYSLLQTWTVGETTVPQGKDTLTSKK; from the coding sequence ATGGACAAACGTTTCGAGCCCCACGCCCGCCTGGCAGCCATCATCTTTTTGTTGATCGGCTGCTTTTTCGTCTTGCGGCCCTTCCTGGCCGCCATGCTGTTTGCCGCCTGCGTGGGTATTTCCAGCTGGCCCCTGTATCTGCTGCTGCTGGAACGCCTGAAAGGCCGGCGCAACTGGGCGGCCGCCATCATGACCCTGTCGCTGCTGCTCGTCATCGTGCTGCCGCTGGCCCTCGTCACCTACAATCTGGCCGACAATGTGTCGCGCATCTATGAACAGTTGCGCGCCGCGCTGGAAGCGGGCGGCCTGCATCCGCCGGCCTGGCTGGCCAGCATTCCCGTGGTGGGCGAAACCATCGCCGGCTACGTGGAGCGCCTGCTCGGTGACCGCGAGGAATTACTCAATCTGGGCAAGACGATGCTGGAGCCGGCGCGCCATTTCCTCGCCTCCGGCGGCATCCTGCTGGGTACGGGCCTGGCGCAGACCAGCCTGGCCGTGTTCGTCAGCTTCTTCCTCTACCGCGACGGCCAGCAGCTGAGCCGCGCCCTGATGACGGGCGCCGGGCGCATCATCGGCGACAGCGCGCCGGGCGTGGGCCTGACCATCAGCCGCACCGTGCGCGGCGTCATGTACGGTTTGCTGGGTACGGCGCTGGCGCAGGCGCTGGTGGCCGTGGTCGGCTTTCTGATCGCCGGCGTGCCGGCCGTGGCCCTGCTGGGCGTGGCCACCTTCATCTTTTCGCTGATCCCCGTCGGACCGCCCCTGATCTGGGGCGGCGCCGCCATCTGGCTGTTTTCCGACGGCCAGACGGGCTGGGGCATCTTCATGCTGGTGTGGGGCGCCTTGCTGATCAGCGGCGTGGATAACGTCGTCAAACCCATGCTGATCAGCCGGGGCAGCAGCCTGCCGTTTTTGCTGGTGTTGCTCGGCGTGCTGGGCGGTGTGCTGGCCTTCGGCTTCGTCGGCATCTTTATCGGGCCGACCCTGCTGGCGGTGCTGTACAGCTTGCTGCAAACGTGGACGGTGGGCGAGACCACCGTGCCGCAGGGCAAAGATACCCTGACGAGCAAGAAGTAA
- the ctaD gene encoding cytochrome c oxidase subunit I: MSTSTSTLDHAGHDHDHAHDHPTGYRRWLFATNHKDIGTLYLWFSFIMLLSGGVLALMIRTELFHPGLQFFHPEFFNQLTTMHGLVMVFGAIMPAFVGYANWMIPLQVGASDMAFARMNNFSFWLLPPAALLLATSFLVPGGATAAGWTLYAPLSTQMGPGMDMAIFAMHLMGASSIMGSINIIVTILNMRAPGMTLMKMPMFCWTWLITAYLLIAVMPVLAGAITMTLTDRHFGTSFFNAAGGGDPVMYQHIFWFFGHPEVYIMILPAFGIVSQILPAFARKPLFGYASMVYATASIAILSFIVWAHHMFTTGMPVTSQLFFMYATMLIAVPTGVKVFNWIATMWKGSMTFETPMLFSVGFIFVFTMGGFTGLILAVTPIDIQLQDTYYVVAHFHYVLVAGSLFALFAGFYYWSPKWTGHMYNETRGKIHFWLSLITFNVTFFPMHFLGLAGMPRRYADYPAQFTDFNMIASIGGFGFGLMQVYFLFFVVLPTIRGGKAAPAKPWEGAEGLEWTVPSPAPFHTFETPPTVK; this comes from the coding sequence ATGAGTACTAGCACGAGCACCTTGGACCACGCCGGTCACGATCACGACCATGCCCACGACCACCCGACTGGCTACCGCCGCTGGCTGTTTGCCACCAACCACAAGGATATCGGTACCCTGTACCTGTGGTTCTCGTTCATCATGCTGCTGTCGGGCGGCGTGCTGGCCCTGATGATACGCACGGAACTGTTTCACCCAGGCCTGCAATTTTTCCACCCAGAATTTTTCAATCAGCTGACCACGATGCACGGCCTGGTGATGGTGTTTGGCGCCATCATGCCGGCCTTCGTCGGCTACGCCAACTGGATGATCCCGCTGCAAGTGGGCGCGTCCGACATGGCGTTTGCCCGCATGAACAACTTCTCGTTCTGGTTGCTGCCACCGGCCGCGCTGCTGCTGGCCACGTCCTTCCTCGTGCCGGGCGGCGCCACGGCTGCCGGCTGGACCCTGTATGCGCCGCTGTCGACGCAGATGGGGCCCGGCATGGACATGGCGATTTTCGCCATGCACCTGATGGGCGCCTCGTCCATCATGGGTTCGATCAACATCATCGTCACCATCCTGAACATGCGCGCACCCGGCATGACCCTGATGAAAATGCCGATGTTCTGCTGGACCTGGCTCATTACCGCCTATCTGCTGATCGCCGTCATGCCCGTGCTGGCCGGCGCCATCACCATGACCCTGACGGACCGCCATTTCGGCACCTCGTTCTTTAACGCGGCAGGCGGCGGCGACCCCGTCATGTACCAGCACATCTTCTGGTTCTTCGGCCACCCCGAGGTCTACATCATGATTCTGCCGGCCTTCGGCATCGTCTCGCAGATCCTGCCCGCGTTTGCCCGCAAGCCTTTGTTCGGCTACGCCTCGATGGTGTACGCCACGGCCTCGATCGCGATCCTGTCCTTCATCGTCTGGGCGCACCACATGTTTACCACCGGCATGCCGGTGACGAGCCAGCTGTTCTTCATGTACGCGACCATGCTGATCGCCGTGCCGACAGGCGTGAAAGTGTTCAACTGGATCGCCACGATGTGGAAGGGTTCCATGACGTTCGAGACGCCGATGCTGTTCTCGGTCGGCTTCATCTTCGTGTTCACCATGGGCGGCTTCACGGGCCTGATCCTGGCCGTGACGCCGATCGACATCCAGCTGCAGGATACCTATTACGTGGTGGCGCACTTCCACTACGTGCTGGTGGCCGGTTCGCTGTTCGCCCTGTTCGCCGGCTTCTACTACTGGTCGCCGAAATGGACGGGCCACATGTACAACGAGACGCGCGGCAAGATCCACTTCTGGCTGTCCCTGATCACGTTCAACGTGACCTTCTTCCCCATGCACTTCCTGGGTCTGGCCGGCATGCCGCGCCGCTACGCCGACTATCCGGCGCAGTTCACGGACTTCAACATGATCGCCTCGATCGGCGGCTTCGGTTTCGGCCTGATGCAGGTGTACTTCCTGTTCTTCGTGGTCTTGCCGACCATCCGCGGCGGCAAGGCTGCGCCGGCGAAGCCATGGGAAGGCGCGGAAGGCCTGGAATGGACCGTGCCGAGCCCGGCGCCTTTCCACACGTTTGAAACGCCGCCGACCGTGAAATGA
- a CDS encoding cytochrome oxidase small assembly protein: MTERKKPNNLRTGLILAALAAFFFLSVFAKRLWLS, translated from the coding sequence ATGACCGAACGTAAAAAACCGAACAACCTGCGTACCGGGCTGATACTGGCCGCCCTGGCGGCCTTCTTCTTCCTGTCCGTGTTCGCCAAACGGCTGTGGCTGTCGTGA
- a CDS encoding cytochrome c oxidase subunit 3, whose translation MSSNHAAAPYYFVPGPSRWPMLGGASLLLTMIGASAWVNDVSWGPYVNYLGIAGILLVLYFWFGDAISESEQGLYSERIDHSFRWSMSWFIFSEVMFFAAFFGALFYARSISMPWLADLDHKVIWPDFAAHWGNTGPAGTVQEFTTMTPFWIPTINTALLLTSGVTLTISHHALRAGHRAMTALFLFATIVLGAIFMGFQVYEYMHAYSELNLKLTSGIYGATFFMLTGFHGFHVTLGAIMLSVILYRVLKGHFTPEHHFGFEGAAWYWHFVDVVWLGLYVVVYWL comes from the coding sequence ATGAGTTCCAACCACGCCGCCGCACCCTATTATTTCGTGCCCGGGCCGTCGCGCTGGCCCATGCTGGGCGGCGCCAGCCTGCTGCTGACCATGATCGGCGCCTCGGCCTGGGTCAATGACGTCTCCTGGGGCCCGTACGTGAACTACCTGGGCATCGCCGGGATCCTGCTGGTGCTGTATTTCTGGTTCGGCGACGCCATCAGCGAGTCGGAGCAGGGCCTGTACAGCGAGCGCATCGACCACTCTTTCCGCTGGAGCATGAGCTGGTTCATCTTTTCGGAAGTCATGTTCTTCGCCGCCTTCTTCGGCGCCCTGTTCTATGCGCGCAGCATCTCGATGCCGTGGCTGGCCGACCTCGACCACAAGGTGATCTGGCCTGATTTCGCCGCCCACTGGGGCAATACTGGCCCGGCCGGCACGGTGCAGGAATTCACCACCATGACGCCGTTCTGGATTCCAACCATCAATACGGCCCTGCTGCTGACGTCGGGCGTCACCTTGACGATTTCCCACCACGCGCTGCGCGCCGGCCACCGCGCCATGACGGCCCTGTTCCTGTTCGCCACCATCGTACTGGGCGCCATCTTCATGGGCTTCCAGGTCTACGAATACATGCACGCCTACAGCGAACTGAACTTGAAATTGACGTCGGGCATCTACGGCGCCACCTTCTTCATGCTGACGGGTTTCCACGGCTTCCACGTGACCCTGGGCGCCATCATGCTGTCCGTCATCTTGTACCGCGTGCTGAAAGGCCATTTCACGCCGGAACACCACTTCGGCTTCGAAGGCGCCGCCTGGTACTGGCACTTTGTCGACGTCGTCTGGCTGGGCCTGTACGTGGTCGTGTATTGGTTATAA
- a CDS encoding twin transmembrane helix small protein codes for MKILVAIAFILILGSLGSALFFLMRDKGKSNRTVQALALRVGLSITLFLLILLAHKLGYIQPTGIH; via the coding sequence ATGAAAATTCTCGTTGCCATCGCCTTCATCCTGATCCTGGGCAGCCTGGGCTCGGCCCTGTTCTTCCTCATGCGCGACAAGGGCAAGAGCAACCGCACGGTGCAGGCGCTGGCCCTGCGCGTGGGCTTGTCGATCACCCTGTTCCTGCTGATCCTGCTGGCGCACAAGCTCGGCTATATCCAGCCGACGGGAATTCATTAA
- a CDS encoding SCO family protein, giving the protein MKKYLTLLLAAALVAVLAGCGKPAVPKLAFKNTDVTGLGYAREFALTDHTGHPRTLADYKGKLVLMFFGYTQCPDVCPTTMADMAQVMREMGPQADQVQVLFVTVDPERDTQQLLAQYVPAFDKRFVGLYGSLEATAKVAKEFKVYYAKVEGETDSSYTVDHTAGTYVFDREGKIRLFVRHGEKPAAIAHDLKLLLS; this is encoded by the coding sequence ATGAAAAAATACCTGACCCTGTTGCTGGCGGCCGCGCTGGTCGCCGTCCTGGCCGGCTGCGGCAAGCCTGCCGTACCGAAGCTGGCATTCAAGAACACGGACGTGACGGGCCTGGGCTATGCGCGCGAGTTCGCGCTGACGGACCACACGGGCCATCCGCGCACCCTGGCCGACTACAAGGGCAAGCTGGTGCTGATGTTCTTCGGCTACACGCAATGCCCGGACGTCTGCCCCACCACCATGGCCGACATGGCCCAGGTGATGCGGGAAATGGGCCCGCAGGCGGACCAGGTGCAAGTGCTGTTCGTCACGGTCGACCCCGAGCGCGACACGCAGCAATTGCTGGCGCAATACGTGCCCGCCTTCGACAAGCGTTTCGTGGGCCTCTACGGCAGCCTCGAAGCGACGGCCAAGGTAGCCAAGGAATTCAAGGTGTACTACGCCAAGGTCGAGGGCGAGACGGACAGCAGCTACACGGTCGACCACACGGCCGGCACCTATGTCTTCGACCGCGAAGGCAAGATTCGCCTGTTCGTGCGCCACGGTGAAAAGCCTGCCGCCATCGCGCACGATCTTAAACTTCTGCTATCCTGA
- a CDS encoding cytochrome c oxidase assembly protein yields MTTPAQQETRGLNRKMLGKLLVIAVLMFGFGYALIPVYKQICEVMGINVLTQKDGTVAYDNNTQVDTTRSITVEFDGNAQGPWRFRPTVSSMQVHPGELVTVMYEVVNTQNRVVNAQAIPSYAPQSATPHFKKVECFCFKQQTLKAKEARQMPVVFFLDPALPKEVKTITLSYTFFEIAGLSQAQTPAVQ; encoded by the coding sequence GTGACGACGCCCGCGCAACAGGAAACACGCGGTCTGAACCGCAAGATGCTGGGCAAGCTGCTCGTCATTGCCGTGCTGATGTTCGGCTTTGGCTATGCCCTGATTCCCGTCTACAAGCAAATTTGCGAAGTGATGGGCATCAACGTGCTGACGCAAAAAGATGGCACGGTGGCTTACGACAACAATACGCAGGTCGACACGACGCGCAGCATCACCGTCGAGTTCGACGGCAATGCGCAGGGGCCTTGGCGCTTCCGCCCGACCGTGTCGAGCATGCAGGTGCATCCGGGCGAACTGGTGACCGTCATGTATGAAGTGGTCAACACGCAAAACCGCGTCGTCAATGCGCAAGCCATCCCCAGCTATGCGCCGCAAAGCGCCACGCCGCATTTCAAGAAGGTCGAGTGCTTCTGCTTCAAGCAGCAGACCCTGAAGGCCAAGGAAGCGCGGCAGATGCCGGTGGTGTTCTTTCTCGACCCGGCCCTGCCGAAAGAGGTGAAGACCATCACCCTGTCGTACACGTTTTTCGAGATTGCCGGTCTGAGCCAGGCTCAGACGCCGGCCGTCCAATAG
- a CDS encoding SURF1 family protein, which yields MRIRFHFRWIPFVVMLLLVALGVSLAQWQQRRGDEKVARAARLAAGNQAAPLALTAAPMLPADAQAIEYRRITVTGHFVPAWTVYLDNRPYKGQAGFHVLTPFRIDGSAMHVLVAQGWLPRNNAERTRIPDYAKPTGTVTISGIARLNAGHVMELGTAPALAPHAIVQNADIGQLAQASGLALQPFILEQTVDPAATAPASSQLPVRDWPAPDLGADKHRGYAFQWYALALMAFLFFVFTGFRRANKQP from the coding sequence ATGCGTATCCGCTTCCATTTTAGATGGATTCCATTTGTTGTAATGCTGCTACTGGTGGCCCTGGGCGTGTCGCTGGCGCAATGGCAGCAGCGCCGTGGCGACGAGAAAGTCGCCCGCGCGGCCCGGCTCGCGGCGGGCAACCAGGCCGCACCGCTGGCATTGACGGCCGCGCCCATGCTGCCGGCCGATGCGCAAGCGATCGAATATCGCAGGATCACCGTCACGGGCCATTTCGTGCCCGCCTGGACGGTGTACCTGGACAACCGCCCCTACAAGGGCCAGGCCGGTTTCCACGTGCTCACGCCGTTCCGGATCGACGGTTCGGCCATGCACGTGCTGGTGGCGCAAGGCTGGCTGCCGCGCAACAATGCCGAGCGCACGCGCATTCCCGATTACGCCAAGCCCACGGGCACGGTGACGATTTCCGGCATCGCGCGCCTGAACGCGGGCCATGTGATGGAACTGGGCACGGCGCCGGCCTTGGCGCCGCACGCCATCGTGCAAAATGCCGATATCGGCCAGCTGGCCCAGGCGAGCGGCCTGGCCTTGCAGCCCTTTATCCTCGAACAAACAGTTGATCCCGCAGCAACGGCGCCAGCGTCCAGCCAGCTTCCCGTGCGCGACTGGCCGGCGCCCGACCTGGGCGCCGACAAGCACCGCGGCTATGCATTCCAGTGGTACGCACTGGCACTGATGGCTTTTCTATTTTTTGTCTTTACAGGATTTCGACGTGCAAACAAACAGCCCTGA
- the coxB gene encoding cytochrome c oxidase subunit II produces the protein MTHAKRLQSLLLGLSLTAFGIGRWATAAPAAGTYPGTGGPVPLEMNLQPPATQIAHEIYDLHTLMMIICLVIFVAVFGVMFYSIFKHRKSLGHKPATFHESTTVEIAWTVVPFLIVIGMALPATRTVVGMKDTSNADITIKATGMQWKWGYDYLKGEGEGISFLSNLSTPRSQVGAPGAPPTEKRGENYLIEVDNEVVVPVNKKIRMVLTANDVIHAWSVPAFGVKQDAIPGFVRDTWFKADHIGTFRGNCAELCGKEHAFMPIVVKVVSNEDYKAWVDVKQKEMAALADDPSKVWTIDELKVKGEKVYTANCVVCHQATGKGVPGAFAPLDGSAVVNGPKAAQIHVLLNGQKSGKYPAEMPAWKQLSDTDIAAVITYTRNSWSNKAAENIVQPAEIVAARK, from the coding sequence ATGACACATGCAAAGCGACTTCAATCGTTGCTGCTCGGGCTGTCTTTGACAGCGTTTGGCATCGGGCGATGGGCCACGGCGGCACCGGCTGCCGGCACCTATCCCGGCACCGGCGGTCCCGTGCCGCTCGAAATGAATCTGCAGCCGCCGGCGACACAGATCGCCCATGAAATCTACGATTTGCACACCCTGATGATGATCATCTGCCTGGTGATCTTCGTGGCCGTGTTCGGCGTCATGTTTTACTCCATCTTCAAGCACCGCAAGTCCCTGGGCCACAAGCCGGCCACTTTCCACGAAAGCACCACCGTCGAGATCGCCTGGACCGTCGTGCCTTTCCTGATCGTCATCGGCATGGCCCTGCCTGCCACGCGCACCGTCGTCGGCATGAAGGATACCTCGAACGCCGATATCACCATCAAGGCCACGGGCATGCAGTGGAAATGGGGCTATGACTACCTGAAAGGCGAAGGCGAAGGCATTTCCTTCCTTTCCAACCTGTCCACGCCGCGTTCGCAAGTGGGTGCGCCGGGCGCGCCGCCGACGGAAAAACGCGGTGAAAACTACCTGATCGAAGTCGATAACGAAGTCGTCGTGCCGGTCAACAAGAAGATCCGCATGGTACTGACGGCCAACGACGTCATCCACGCCTGGTCCGTGCCCGCCTTCGGCGTCAAGCAGGATGCGATTCCCGGCTTCGTGCGCGACACCTGGTTCAAGGCCGACCATATCGGCACCTTCCGCGGCAATTGCGCCGAGCTGTGCGGCAAGGAACACGCGTTCATGCCCATCGTCGTCAAGGTCGTATCGAACGAAGACTACAAGGCCTGGGTTGATGTAAAACAAAAGGAAATGGCCGCATTGGCTGATGATCCAAGCAAGGTGTGGACCATCGACGAATTGAAGGTCAAGGGCGAGAAAGTGTATACGGCCAACTGCGTGGTCTGCCACCAGGCGACGGGCAAGGGCGTGCCCGGTGCGTTCGCGCCGCTGGACGGCTCGGCCGTGGTGAATGGTCCGAAAGCGGCACAGATCCACGTCTTGCTGAACGGGCAAAAGAGCGGCAAGTATCCCGCTGAAATGCCAGCCTGGAAACAGCTGTCCGACACGGACATTGCCGCAGTGATCACTTACACGCGCAATTCGTGGTCGAACAAGGCCGCAGAGAACATCGTTCAACCAGCCGAAATCGTGGCTGCACGCAAGTAA
- the cyoE gene encoding heme o synthase, producing MTTQTISRKPSPRIAQYWALTKPRVTQLAVFCAVIGMFLASEELPDWHAVVFGTIGIWLLAGAAFAVNCLAEREIDARMARTARRPMAMGDITVKQTVVFALLIGGLGMAILYHLVNPLTMWLTFVTFVGYALIYTMVLKPATPQNIVIGGLSGAMPPALGWAAVANDVPMQAWLLVLIIFVWTPPHFWALAMYRRDDYARSGLPMLPVTHGMQFTQFHVWLYSIALAATTLLPYAVRMSGLIYLASAVLLNAGFLYYAWKMYRHYTDLIARKAFTFSIIYLALLFAALLVDHYIPIGS from the coding sequence ATGACTACTCAGACCATCAGCCGTAAACCTTCCCCCCGCATCGCCCAGTATTGGGCGCTGACCAAGCCCCGCGTGACGCAACTGGCCGTGTTTTGCGCCGTCATCGGCATGTTCCTGGCCAGCGAAGAGTTGCCCGACTGGCACGCGGTGGTGTTCGGCACCATCGGTATTTGGCTGCTGGCCGGCGCCGCGTTTGCCGTCAATTGCCTGGCCGAGCGCGAAATCGATGCGCGCATGGCCCGCACGGCGCGCCGCCCGATGGCCATGGGCGACATCACGGTGAAACAGACCGTGGTGTTCGCGCTGCTGATCGGCGGCCTGGGCATGGCGATTTTGTACCACCTCGTCAATCCGCTGACCATGTGGCTGACCTTTGTCACCTTTGTCGGCTATGCCCTGATCTACACCATGGTATTGAAACCGGCCACGCCGCAGAACATCGTCATCGGCGGCCTGTCCGGCGCCATGCCGCCCGCGCTGGGCTGGGCGGCCGTCGCCAACGACGTGCCGATGCAGGCCTGGCTGCTGGTCCTGATCATTTTCGTATGGACGCCGCCGCACTTCTGGGCCCTGGCCATGTACCGCCGCGACGATTACGCGCGCTCGGGCCTGCCCATGCTGCCTGTCACGCACGGCATGCAATTCACGCAATTCCACGTCTGGCTGTACTCGATCGCGCTGGCCGCCACCACCTTGCTGCCGTACGCGGTGCGCATGAGCGGCCTGATCTACCTGGCGTCTGCCGTGCTGCTCAACGCCGGCTTCCTGTACTACGCGTGGAAGATGTACCGCCACTACACGGACCTGATCGCGCGCAAGGCGTTTACTTTTTCCATCATCTACCTGGCATTGCTGTTCGCGGCCTTGCTGGTCGACCACTACATTCCTATCGGCTCATGA